Within Sphingobium sp. KCTC 72723, the genomic segment TATGCGCCAGCTCGTCGCCTGAACCTGTTCGTCCGACACGGTCGTGATGCCGTCGCGCTCCCCGGCGCGGCGGCATTTTCATATTTGCCCTAAAACAACCGAACCGTCCTTCCCTGTTCATAATGGGGCAAGAAATTGTGTTCTTTATGCCACAGGCTTGCAGGTCATTTCGCATGTGCGGCAAAAAATGGGTTTGCCTTCCGGTCGGTTGCGCATAGTCATGGCGCATCCATCGGCACCGGAAGCGCAACAGACTTCTGGGTCAGAGTGGAAGCAGGAAGGAACATTCTTTCGTAAAGGGGAATGTTCATGAAGTATCAAATCGCCTGTGCCGCCCTCGCGCTCATGTCCAGCGTACCGGCTTTCGCACAGGAAGAACCCACCAGCCCGATCACCGTCACCGGCAGTGTTGGCCTGGTTTCCGACTATCGTTTCCGTGGCGTGTCGCAAAGCGACAAGGGCATGGCTGTGCAGGGCGGCATCACCGCCACGCATGAAAGCGGCGCTTATGCCGGAACCTGGGCTTCGAACCTGGGTGGCTGGGGTCGTTTCGGCGGTTCCAACATGGAACTCGACCTGTTCGCCGGTTATGCCATCCCGCTGGGCGGCGCGACGCTGGACGTCGGTGCCACCTGGTACATGTATCCGTCGGGCGCAGACATCACGGATTTCGTCGAACCCTATGTGAAGCTTTCTAGCACATTGGGTCCGGTCAAGGGTCTGGTCGGCGTTGCCTATGCGCCCAAGCAGGAAGCCCTGGGCAACTGGTGCAGCGATGCGGCCTGCACCATTTCCAATCCGGGCGACAAGGAAGACAATCTCTACGTCTGGGCCGACGTGAGCGGCGCGGTGCCCAACACCCCCGTCTCGCTGAAGGCGCATGTGGGTTGGTCGAACGGTAACCCCGGCCTTGGCCCGAACGGCACGTCGATCGCGCCAACCGGCAAATATCTCGACTGGCTGGTCGGCGCGGATGTCGCGGTTCCCGGCACGCCGTTGACCTTCAGCGTGGCCTATGTCGACACCGACATCGCCCGCGTCGAGGAAAATTACCTGCGTCCCAACTTTGCCGTTTCGGGCGACAGCAAGGATGTCGGCAAGTCGATCGCGCGCGGCCAGGTCGTATTCTCGGTCACTGCCGCTTTCTGATCTGTATAAGGGTAGGGGCCGCACCATGCGGCCCCTACCTTCGTCTTGCGATGGCACCGATTATCTTTCGCCGAGCATGACAAAATGTTTCTGGACCGCGTCGGTCGATGACCGTGCCGTCCGGGCGGTTGACCCCCGATACGGCCCGCCCTATCCCTGCGCCATGAACCCAAAATCCTGGCTGCTCCCATGACCGCACCATCCATCATATTGGTCGAGGATGATCCGCCGCTGCGCACCCTGACCGCGCGTGCGTTGCAGGAACATGGCTATCAGGTGCGCCCTGCTTCTTCCGGTCCCGAAATGTGGGTGGCGTTCGACGCCGGGCCAGTCGATCTGGTCGTTCTGGACGTTATGCTGCCCGGCACCAACGGCATTGACCTGTGCCGCCAGATCAGGCGCAAGAGCGATGTTCCCATCATATTTATCAGCGCCAAGGGCAGCGAAACTGACCGTATCGTCGGGCTGGAACTGGGCGCGGACGATTATCTGCCCAAGCCGTTCGGCACGCGCGAGCTGATCGCGCGCATTCGCGCGATCCTGCGCCGCATCGGGCTGGAACGCGGGCCGGACGAGCATCGGGAAAATGAAGCGCGGTTCGACGGCTGGGTGGTCAATTTCCCCCGCCGCGAATTGCGATCGCCCACCGGCGCGATCGTTGATCTGACGGGGGCGGAATTCGACCTGCTGGGCAGTTTCCTCAGTCATCCCCAGCGGGTGATCGCGCGCGAACGGCTGATCGAATTGTCGCGCACCCGCATGGGCGACAGCAGCGACCGCAGCATCGACGTGCTGGTCAGCCGCCTGCGTCGTAAATTATCCACAGAGGAAAAAGGCGCGCCGATCACGACGGTTCGCGGGGTCGGTTACATGTTCAATGCTGAGGTCAGCCGCGCTTGAAACGGCATTTTCGCGGATCGCTGGGGCTGGTTGGCCGCATCTTTGCGATCCTGTTGTTGACCGTGACGCTGGAATTTGCGGTCGGTACGCTGATCTACGAACGGGCCAGCCAGCTATCGCTTCAGGATGACGAAGCACGGCGGCTGGCCGAACATCTGGTCATCGCGCGTAAATTGTTGACCGAACAGCCATCGCAGGACCGGCGCGCGCTTGGCACTCAGCTGACGACCGATCGCTACGATGTGCACTGGTCGCCCGCCGCGCCGCCACCGCCGCCGCTATCGCCCGGACTGGAGCGGATGCGGCAACAGATCATTGCTTGGGAACCCAGTCTGGAACGGTCGCGCCTGTGGCTGCGGCTGGCCTCGCCGGGGCGGCATTCCATCATCAATGGCGGGTTGCAGTTGCCCGATGGCAGCTGGCTCTATTTCGGGATGCACCATAGCGGCGGCAAATGGGCGTTTACCATCGGGCGCATGGGGCTGGCGCTGATCCCGGTGCTGGCGCTGCTGATCGCTGGCGGGGTGTTGATCCGCAAGACGCTGGGGCCATTGCGCGACCTGACGCGCGCGACCGACCGGATCGGGCTGGGGACAGAGGTGATTCTGCCCGAAGCTGGCACCAACGATGTGCGCAACCTGATCCGCGCGTTCAATGCGATGCAGACACGCATCCACCGCCTGATCGACGAGCGGACGGAGACTTTGGCAGCGGTGGGGCATGACATGCGAACCCCGCTCGCCCGGTTGCAATTGCGGCTGGAAACCGTGGCAGAAGGCGAAACGCGCGAGGCGATGGGCGGCGACTTGGACGAAATGGGGGCGATGATCGAATCGCTGCTCGCGTTTCTGGGGGGCGAAAAAAACCCCGAACCTGCCGAACGGATCGACCTGGCCGTCACCATCGCCACCGTGGTCGATGCGTTTCAGGATCATGGGCAAGATGTCGATTATGCCGGGCCGGATCATCTGGAGATGGAAGTCCATGCGCTGGCGCTGCGCCGGGCGGTGAGGAACCTCATCGAAAATGCGCTCCATTATGGCAAGCGGGCGCGGGTCACTTTGTTGAGGACGGGGGCCGAAGTGCTGATCCGGGTCGATGATGATGGCCCCGGCATTCCGCGCGACCAGATCGACGCGGTACTGAAACCTTTTGCCCGGCTGGATACCGCGCGGCAGCGCAACACGCGCGGGTTGGGGCTGGGGCTGGCGATCGTGGCCAATGCGGTGGAACTGGAAGGCGGACAGTTGACGCTGGCCAACCGGCCCGAAGGGGGATTGCGCGCTGAAATCTGCCTTTATCCAGCCGGGCGCGTCGGCAAGGCTTGATCCTAGCGCGAATGAGAAATGTCAGGGTTGCAAGCAAAACTCGTTTATCGAGCCGATGTCGCGCGCGCTAGACCCGGCGATGAAAGACGAGGCGCAGATGACGGCGGACGTGCATAAAACAGACGGCGAGATGGACAGTTACTGGGACATCGACAATCTGGTCGCGCAGTTGGGTGCAGTGCGGGGGCGCTGGCGGCGCGATCAGCAGCATCATGCCGAATATGGCGCGCAGGGTTTCCCGTCGCGCGCCAACCTGACGAAGATCATGCAGGCGCTGTGCGGCGCACTTTTTCCGCTACGGCTTGGGCCGGATTTCGTCCGGTTGCACAATGAGGATGCGTTCGTTGCGGAGACGTTGCAGACGGTGTTGAGCCGCCTGTACGGCCAGATCCGGCTGGAGTGCATCTATGCGCTCAACGACCAGCCTGCCGAAGCGATCGATGCGCAGGCGGCGCGGATCATCGCGGGCTTCGCCGACAGCCTGCCCGCTCTGCGTGAACTGCTCGATACCGATGTGGAAGCGGCGTTTCTGGGCGATCCGGCGGCGCGTAGCGTGGACGAGGTGCTGATCTGCTATCCATCGATGCTGGCGATTATCCACCATCGGCTGGCGCACCGGCTGTATCAACTGGATGCGCCGCTGGTCGCGCGGATCATTTCGGAGATTGCGCACAGCAAGACAGGGATCGACATTCATCCCGGCGCGCGGATCGGGCCGAGTTTCTTCATCGACCATGGCACGGGCGTCGTCATCGGCGAAACCGCGATCGTGGGCCAGCGGGTGCGGCTGTATCAAGGGGTGACGCTGGGCGCGCGCAGCTTTCCGGCGGATGAAAAAGGGGCGCTGGAAAAGGCGCTGCCGCGCCATCCGATCATCGAGGATGACGTGGTCATCTATGCGGGTGCGACTGTGCTGGGACGGATCATCGTGGGCAGCCGGTCGGTCATCGGCGGCAATGTATGGCTGACCGACAGCGTGCCAGCCGATTCGAGCGTGCGGCAGGCCAAGGCGCATTATGAAGTGACCAGCCGGGTCGATGTGTCCGCGCCGCACCGTGTCCATGCGCAGCGGGGCGAGACAGAGGCATGACCTGGGAGCGTGCAGGCGCGCGCCTGCCCGATACAGGCGAAGTCCTTGCAATATCGAGAAAAATCGATGGCGATGAACTTGCAACATAGTCATGCGTAGGGGCTTGTCAGGCCGATAAGGCTTTGGACCGGAGGCCTATGTTTCACGTAGAATATGACCGTCACACCAACTGCCTGACCCTCATGGTCAAGGGCTTCTGGAAATTGGAGGATGTCGCCCCCTTTGCCAAAGAAGTGGGAACGAAGGCCCGGCAGGCGCGTGAGATCCGGGAGGATTTCAACGTCATCGTCGAATCGCTGGAATTCCCGGTACAGGCCAATGATGTCGCCGACCTGCTGACCAACATCATGCGCGGCGGAATGGCCATCACCAGTGGGCGGAGCGCGGTGGTCGTTGGCAGCCAGCTTAACAAGGCACAGGCCGAACGGACGCTGGTCCATCCCAGGGTGCGAGTTTTCCTGAGCCTGGAAGAGGCGCGACTTTGGCTGGCGCAACCGGGCTGAAGGGTTGTCGCGCCCCGGTTTTTTGAACCGGGGGCGGCAACCATGGGCATTATTGCGGGCAGCTGTCCCCGTCGCCTGCGATCAGATCAAGGCAGCGGCCGTCAATGTCGCTTTTCGCCACAGGCAGGCCGATCAGCGCGGCCAAGCTGGGCATGATATCCACGGTTTCGACGCCCAAAGGCTGTTCGAAGCCGCGCATGTTCTTGCGCCAGAACAGGATCGGAACGCGACGGTCGGTGTCCCACGGGCTGCCATGGGTAGCGACGCTGCCCATCACGGCCTGTTCGGGGATGGACATGACGCGGGCCTTGAGCAGCAGCAGCAGGTCGCCCGACCGCTGGGAATCGAAGCTGGCGCGTGCCTCCTGAAGCAGGCTCCAGCTTTCGGGCGGGCCGGAGGGGGAGGGAGTGGCCGCGATCTGCGCCCTGGTAAACACGGTTTCAACCTGAGGATGGGCGCGCAGCAGTTTGAGCGCTTCGGCTTCCACGCGGATGCGCTGCGCGGGGGTCAGTCCCTTGTCGAAATAGAGGTCGCCTGACGGGCCGTCGCCCCAGATCACCTTCTTGCCCGGCAGGCCAGCCTTGTCGGCGATGGCGATGTTCAGCGCCTTGGGCGTCAGCGCCATGTCGACCCGCTGTTCCATCGGCATGGCGTTGAGGCGATGGCGTTCGGGCAGGTCATGGCCGCCATGGTCGGCGGTCAGCACCACGGCATAGTCGATGCCGTCGCGGTCCAGCCGTTCAAAAAATGCGCCCAGTTCGCGGTCCAGCCGATCGACCTGGATGCAGCTTTCGGTGCCTTCGGTGCCGAATGTGTGGCCGATATAGTCGGTCGCCGACAGGCCGATGGAGATGATGTCGGGCTGTGCCTGCTTACCCAGCCCCATGGCTTCGATGGCGGCAGCTGCAAAGGCCAGCGTCATCGCGTCCTGTTCCGGCGAGATGCGGAAGCCCTTGTAATCGCCTGCTGCGCGCGCGAAGCGGCCGGTGCCGACGGTGCGGTCGCCCGCCTTCACGGCGAAGTCCTTGCCCGCGCACTGGGGTGGCAGTTCAAAGCCGGGATTGGCCTGCGCCAGACGTTCGCCCATGACGGTGTTGATCTTTGCGACCAGCGGCGGAGTGGCCACGCCCTTATAGCTGACATAGCCCTGCGCGCCGCCGAGCCACCAGACCTGATCGGCGGTCGGGCCGCCCATCATGATCGCCGCGCGATCCTTGCCCGCGACCGACACGACGCGGGTTGCGGGATTGGCCAGCTTCATCCGGCCGCCCAGCGTTGGTACTTTGAGGTGGACGGGCGAAGCGACATAATTGTCGCTGTTGCTGCCCGGCTGGCTTTCATCCTCGGCGCAGTAGATCGCCTTGTCGGGCCGTGCGGCGGACAGGTCGAACCAGTTGTTGGCGATGATGCCGGTGCGCGACGGGCGGCTGCCGGTCAGGATGGTCGAATGGCCGGGGCAGGTTTCGGTCGCGGCATGGCTTTGATAGCCGCGCGGGAACACTGCCCCCTGTGTCAGTCGCTTGAGGCCGCCGCTATAATATTGGCGATATTCGCTGAACAAATCGGCCGAAAACTGATCGACGGATATGGCGACGATCAGTTTGGGCGGAGTCGCCGGGGCAGGCGCTGCCGGTTGCGCCAATGCGGGGATGGCGGCGGTGAACAGCAGGGCGGCGACGACGTGTCTGTACATAGGGGAACCTTCTCATGCCTTGACGGCGGATGCCCGTGGACCTAGCCCGCTCACATCCACCAGACCAGAGGCCCGATGCGCATTTTTCAAGTCATATTGATGACGCTGGCGTCGATGCTGGTGGCTTTTCCGGCATTGGCCCAAGGTGCGTTCGGCAACGGGCCGCCGCATATCGCCGCGCGGCTGGTGGCGGAAAGCACGGCACCCGCGCCGGGAAAAGGCACGGCCATCGCTTTTGCCATGGTGCCGGAAGCCGGGTGGCACGGTTATTGGGAAAATCCGGGCGACGCGGGTCTGGGGATGACTGTCACATGGACGCTGCCCAAGGGCGTTTCGGTCGGACCGCTGCGCTATCCTGTGCCGGAAACGCTGCTGATTTCCGGCCTGATGAACCATGTCTATGAAGGGCCATATGGCGTGCTGGCCAACCTGACCGTTGCGGCGGGAATTGCGCCCGGCACGCGCTTGCCGGTGCGGGTGAAAGCGCAATGGCTGGCCTGCACCGACAAGGTATGCGTACCTGAAAGCGGCGAAATGGCGCTGGACCTGATCGCGGGCGACGGCGCGGTGGTGGCAGCGGATCGCGCGCGCTTCGACGGCTGGCGCACGCATCTGCCCCGACCGCTGGGCGCGCAGGCGACCTATGCGGTGGTCGATGGCAAGCTGCGCCTGTCGGTGCCGTTCCCCGCCGATGCGCAGGCAAGCGACATGCATCTGTTTCCGCTGGCCGAAGGGCTGACCCGCTACGCCGCGCCGCAAAGCGTAACGCGGCAGGGCGACCGGCTGCTGGTGGAAACGCAAGCGGGCGAGGATGCGAAGGCCGGGCCGGTGCAGGCAGTCCTGCGGACTGGCGATCATGTCGGCTTCCTGCTGACCGCTGCGCCGGGTGTGGTCGAGGGCGCGGCGAGCGGCGGACAGGCGAGTGCGATCCTCGTCGCGCTGGGCGGGGCGCTGCTGGGCGGGCTGCTGCTCAACATCATGCCCTGCGTCTTTCCGATATTGGGCCTGAAAGTCATGAAGCTGGCCAAGGCGGGCGGCGACGAGCGGATCGTCCGGCGGGAGGCGCTGGCCTATGCGGCGGGGGTGATTGCCACCTGTCTGGCGCTAGGCGGACTGTTGCTGGCGCTGCGGGCGGCGGGGGTAGCGGCGGGATGGGCGTTCCAGTTGCAGGATCCGCGCATCATATTGGCGCTGCTGCTGCTGGTCGTCGCGATTGCATTCAACCTTGCTGGCCTGTTCGATCTGCGCGCGGTGGGTGGTGGCGACGCGCTGGCGGGCAAGGGCGGGCTGGCCGGTGCGTTCTGGACCGGGGCGCTGGTCGCGTTCGTCGCGACGCCCTGCACCGGGCCATTCATGGCGGCGGCGATGGGGGCGGCCTTGCTGTTGCCGCTGGTCGCTGCGCTGGCGGTGTTCGCCGGGCTGGGCGTCGGGCTGGCGCTGCCGTTCCTGTTGATCGCTTATGTCCCCGCGCTGCGCAGCCGCTTGCCGCGCCCCGGACCGTGGATGAGCCGGTTGCAGCGAATATTGGCGCTGCCGATGTTTGTTACCGCGCTGGGTCTGGCGTGGCTGCTGGGGCAGCAGCGCGGCGTTACGGGCATGACCGTGGGGCTGAGTGCCGCGCTGGGCGTGGCATTGGCGCTATGGTGGCTGGGAATACGCCAGCGCGCCGGGCGTGGCGGCGGGCTTCTGGTGGCGCTGGCGGTGGTGGCGCTTGCAGTTGGCGCGGCGGCGCTGCTGCCGGCGCGCGCACCTGCCGCTGTGGCGGAACGTGGTGACAGCGTGCCGTTCGATGAAGCGCGGCTGGCCAGTTTACGCGGCGCGAACAAGCCGGTGTTCCTCTATTTCACCGCCGACTGGTGCCTGACCTGCAAGGCGAATGAGGCAGCGTCGATCGACAGAGCGGAAACCCGTGCTGCTTTCGAAAAGGGCGGGGTGACGGTGATGGTAGGCGACTGGACCAATGCCGATCCCGCGATCACGCGCTTTCTGGAAGGGCAGGGCCGGTCGGGCGTGCCGCTCTATCTGTGGTATGCGCCGGGGGCGAGCGACCCGCAGACATTGCCGCAATTGCTGACGCCCGCGACGCTGACCGGGCTGGTGCGCTGATGGCAAAGGTGCGTGCCGACCAGTTGCTGGTTGATACGGGCCAGGCGGAAAGCCGCGCCCGTGCGCAGGCGCTGATCCTGGCGGGGCATGTGTTTCTGGGCGAAAAGAAGATCGAGAAAGCGGGGCAGCAAGTCGCGCCCGACGCGGCGCTGGACGTGCGTGGGCGCGATCATCCCTGGGTGTCGCGGGGCGGCATCAAGCTGGCCCATGCGATCGCAGAATATGCGATCGACGTGACGGGCCATGTCGCGATGGACGTGGGCAGCTCGACTGGCGGCTTTACCGACGTGCTGCTGACGAACGGGGCGGTCCGGGTCTATGCGGTCGACAGCGGCACCAACCAGCTGGCGTGGAAGCTGCGCAGCGACGACCGTGTTGTGGTGCATGAACAGACCAGCGCGCGCATATTGACGCACGCGCATATTCCCGAACCGATCGATATCATCGTGTGCGACGCCAGCTTCATTTCGCTGGCCAAGGTGCTGGAACGGCCGCTGACCTTTGCCCGGCCCGGCGCAGCGCTGGTCGCGCTCATCAAGCCGCAGTTCGAGGCGGGGCGCGAGGAGGTGGGCAAGGGCGGCGTGGTGCGCGATCCCGTGATCCATCAGCGCGTGTGCGACGAAGCGGTAGCATGGGCGCAAGGGAACGGCTGGAGCGTGATGGGCGTTATCCAAAGCCCGATTACCGGGCCGCAGGGGAATGTCGAATTTCTGCTCTACGCCCGCCTTGGTGGATAATGGACGTATGTTCGTTTTCTTCCAGCAGGTCCATGCCACGACCAACGTTCATATTGTCCCGCTCGTAAAGGCCCGTTAGCCCCCCGTCATGCGTCATTCCTATCCCCTCATTCTGACGGTCCTTTGCCTTGCCGGTTGCGGTGGCGACAAAGCCCCCAAACAGCGCCCGCCGGCTTTGGTGGAGGCCAGGCCAATCGCCACGGCCAGCTTCAACGACACGCTGGAGGCAGTCGGCACTGCCCTTGCCAACGAACAGGTGGTGCTGTCCGCGCCCGTGACCGAACGGATCGCAACGATCAATTTTTCCGATGGCGGCTATGTGCAGCGCGGCCAGGTGATCGCGACCATGGCGATCGCGCAGGAGCAGGCCGAACTCGCCGCCGCGCAGGCGCAGGCGTTGCAGGCCAAGCAGCAACTGGACCGGGTACAGGCGTTGAAAAGCCGTGGTTTCGCTACGGCATCCTCGCTGGACCAGCAATTGGCGCTCAGCAATGCCGCGCGTGCCAGCGCCGATCAGGCACGCGCCTCGATCAGCGACCGGGTGATCCGCGCGCCCTTTCGCGGCTGGGTCAGCCTGCGCACCGTATCGCCAGGCGCGATCGTGACGGCAGGAACCGCCATTGCCACGGTCAGCGATATTTCGCGGATCAAGCTGGACTTCACTGTGCCGGAAACCCGCTTGTCGTCGATCAGGGAAGGGCAGGTCATTCGCGCAGTGTCCGCCGCCTGGCCCGATCGACCGTTCAACGGCACTATCGCCACGATCGACCCGGTGATCGACCCGGCGACTCGCGCGGTGCGGGTCCGCGCGATCCTGCCCAACCCCGACCGCGCGCTCAAACCCGGCATGTTGCTGACCGTCAGTGTCGTGTCGCGGCAGCGTCAGTCGCTGGCGCTGCCCGAACTGGCCGTCATCGGCGATGGCGAGGAGCGCTACGCTTTCGTGCTGGAGGACAGGAAGGCCAAGCGGGTGAAGGTGGAAACCGGCATCCGCCAGAACGGACTGGTCGAGATCGTCGGCGGGCTGAAAGCCGGGCAACAGGTCGTGACGGACGGCGTCGTCAAGCTGAGCGATGGCGCGCCGGTGCGGCTGGCAGGCGACAAGGTGGCCGGGGATAAGCCCGGCCGCGCGCCCAAGCCCGCGCAATAAGGGCGGACCATGCAGCTTTCCGACCTGTCCGTCCGCCGCCCCGTCTTTTCGGCGGTCGTAGCGGTGCTGCTCTGCATCGTGGGCGTCGTGGGCTATATGAGCCTGTCGGTGCGCGAATATCCCGATACCGATCCGCCGATCGTATCGGTGGAAACTGCCTATAGCGGCGCAGCGGCTTCGGTCGTGGAAACCCGCATCACCCAGTTGATCGAGGATGCGGTCGCAGGTGTGCAGGGCATTCAGATGATCACGTCCACGTCGCAGGACGGCACGTCGAACATCAATATCGAATTCGATCCTTCGCGCGATATCGACACGGCCGCCAATGACGTGCGCGACCGGGTGGGTTCGGTGGTGGAAGATTTGCCGGAGGACGCGCTGGCCCCCGAAATCCGCAAGGTGGATTCGGACGCGCGTGCCATTCTGTTCCTGGCCTTTTCCCGGCCGGGTTGGTCGCCGATCCGCATCAGCGACTATCTGGATCGCAATGTCGCGGACCGTTTCGCCGCGATCGACGGCGTGGCGCGCGTCAACATCAGCGGTGAAGCGCGCCCCTCGACTCGCATCTGGTTCAATGCCGAAAAACTGGCCGCTTTCGCCCTCACGCCTGCCGATGTGGAAAATGCGCTGCGCAGCCAGAATGTCGAACTGCCCGCCGGTCGTTTCGAATCGCAGGATCAGAACCAGACGCTGCGCGTCGAGCGCCCCTTCGCCACGCCCGACCAGTTTGCGCGGCTGGTGGTCGGGCGCGGGACCGATGGCTATCAGGTGACGCTGGGCGATGTGGCGCGGATCGAGGAGGGGGCGGAAAATCCCTATACCAGCTTCCGGTCCAATCAGGGGACGGCGATCGGCATCGGCATCATCCGCCAATCGGGCGCGAACACGCTGGACGTCGCGCAAAAGGCAAAGGCGCTGATCAAGGAGCTGGAGCCTAACCTGCCTGCGGGGATGCGGGTTGCCGTCGGCACCGACGAATCGCTGTTTATCGAACGGGCGATCGAAAATGTCTACGACACGCTGATCGAAGCGGCTTTGCTCGTCATCCTCGTCATCTTCCTGTTCCTGGGGTCGGTGCGCGCGACGATCATCCCCGCCATCACCGTGCCGATCTGCCTGTTGGCGACCTGCGCGGTCATGTGGCTGCTGGGCCTGTCGATCAACCTGCTGACATTGCTCGCATTCGTGCTGGCGATCGGGCTAGTGGTGGACGACGCCATCGTGGTGCTGGAAAATGTCTATCACCGGATCGAACAGGGCGAAGATCCGCTGGTCGCTTCCTACCTGGGTACGCGGCAGGTCGGCTTTGCGATCATTTCCACGACGCTGGTGGTGTGCGCGGTGTTCGTGCCGGTGATGTTCTTGGCCGGGCAGACCGGCCTGCTGTTCCGCGAACTGGCCATCGCGATGATCGCCGCAATTGCCTTTTCCGGCTTCATCTCGCTCAGCCTTGCGCCGATGCTCTGTTCCAAATTGCTCAAAAACGCCGAGCGCGGGCGGCTGGCGCGCTGGGTCGATGCGCGGTTCCAGCGGCTGGAGGGCGGCTATGCCCGCTGGCTGGACCGCGCGATTCGCAAGCCATTATTGCCATTGCTGGGCGTCATGCTGTTTCTGGGCGTGGCGGGCGCGCTGTTCACTTTGTTGCCAAGCGAATTGGCCCCGGCCGAAGATACCGGCGCGATCGATGCGCAGATCAGCGCACCCGAAGGCACCGGGTTCGACCGGATGATGACCTATATGCGCAAGATCGAGAATGATCTGGCTTTCCTGCGCAAGGATGGGACGCTCCAGAATCTGGTCATTCGCACGCCGTCCGGGTTCGGCACGACCGACGATTATAATGGCGGCAACGTCATTGCCTTCCTGCGGCCGTGGGAGGATCGCACGATCACCACGGCGGAAGTGGCGACCATCATCAACAATGTGATTGCGCAGCAGCCCGGCGTGCGCGGCAATGCCGCTCCCCGGTCCGGTCTGGGGCGTGGGCGCGGATTGCCGGTCAATATCGTGCTGGCCGGGTCGA encodes:
- a CDS encoding efflux RND transporter periplasmic adaptor subunit yields the protein MRHSYPLILTVLCLAGCGGDKAPKQRPPALVEARPIATASFNDTLEAVGTALANEQVVLSAPVTERIATINFSDGGYVQRGQVIATMAIAQEQAELAAAQAQALQAKQQLDRVQALKSRGFATASSLDQQLALSNAARASADQARASISDRVIRAPFRGWVSLRTVSPGAIVTAGTAIATVSDISRIKLDFTVPETRLSSIREGQVIRAVSAAWPDRPFNGTIATIDPVIDPATRAVRVRAILPNPDRALKPGMLLTVSVVSRQRQSLALPELAVIGDGEERYAFVLEDRKAKRVKVETGIRQNGLVEIVGGLKAGQQVVTDGVVKLSDGAPVRLAGDKVAGDKPGRAPKPAQ
- a CDS encoding efflux RND transporter permease subunit yields the protein MQLSDLSVRRPVFSAVVAVLLCIVGVVGYMSLSVREYPDTDPPIVSVETAYSGAAASVVETRITQLIEDAVAGVQGIQMITSTSQDGTSNINIEFDPSRDIDTAANDVRDRVGSVVEDLPEDALAPEIRKVDSDARAILFLAFSRPGWSPIRISDYLDRNVADRFAAIDGVARVNISGEARPSTRIWFNAEKLAAFALTPADVENALRSQNVELPAGRFESQDQNQTLRVERPFATPDQFARLVVGRGTDGYQVTLGDVARIEEGAENPYTSFRSNQGTAIGIGIIRQSGANTLDVAQKAKALIKELEPNLPAGMRVAVGTDESLFIERAIENVYDTLIEAALLVILVIFLFLGSVRATIIPAITVPICLLATCAVMWLLGLSINLLTLLAFVLAIGLVVDDAIVVLENVYHRIEQGEDPLVASYLGTRQVGFAIISTTLVVCAVFVPVMFLAGQTGLLFRELAIAMIAAIAFSGFISLSLAPMLCSKLLKNAERGRLARWVDARFQRLEGGYARWLDRAIRKPLLPLLGVMLFLGVAGALFTLLPSELAPAEDTGAIDAQISAPEGTGFDRMMTYMRKIENDLAFLRKDGTLQNLVIRTPSGFGTTDDYNGGNVIAFLRPWEDRTITTAEVATIINNVIAQQPGVRGNAAPRSGLGRGRGLPVNIVLAGSTYEGLMAARDRIMESAASYPGLINVDSDYKETKPQMRIETDLARAGDLGVSVNDVSQALQSLLGSRRVTTYVDRGEEYRVLVQAEREGRETQADLERIQVRSRTGALVPLSALVTVREVAGPRQLNRYNKLRSITLTAALAPGTSLGEALTFLENEARQSPEVLAIGYRGESQSLRETGGSIWLIFGLTILIVYLLLAAQFESFIHPGIIIATVPLAVAGGVLGLIVTGGSINLYSQIGIVMLVGLAAKNGILIVEFANQLRDEGMEIAQAIREAATRRLRPILMTSIATVIGAVPLVLRGGAGAAARHSIGVVVVFGVSMATLITLFLIPIFYSRVAKRTVSPQTVGRKLDSALRDSPDPAE